In Pseudothermotoga sp., a genomic segment contains:
- the gyrA gene encoding DNA gyrase subunit A, with translation MSEILTKNIEDELVQQYMNYSMSVIIGRAIPDVRDGLKPVQRRILYVMHELGLSHNSQSKKCARIVGEVLGKYHPHGDMAVYDALVRLAQPFTMRYPLVIGQGNFGSIDKDPPAAMRYTEAKLSKIAEEMLEDIDKDTIEMENNFDGTLKEPKVLPSKIPNLLLNGASGIAVGMATNIPPHNLIEVVNAIQFFIRNPNCSVDDLLTHIKGPDFPTGGIVVNAGSLREIYSTGRGKIVMRSKIHFEEGKKHDQIVISEIPYGVSKAALIEEIVRYAEKNPKIQIKNVRDESDKKGLRIVIEIPKNGNYKLVLNNLYKHTSLQASFNVQMLVIDNNRPKLMNLHQLIRAFVQHRFNVIRRKAEYELKIYSKRAHVLEGLMKAARSIGSVVDIIRNSKSNEEAIKNLVNLLAVTEEQAKAILDMRLGRLTSLEIEKLKSEYSDLIKRIELVKQIISNDAKVYEVINDELEELKRKHGDERRTQIVNIDEDLDYAPEDLIPDEDIVIVLTEKGYVKASSLNDYKSQKRGGKGILGARIAEDDEIALVCASRIHSKTIFVSSHGRAFVLKNHEFELSSRDSKGKPIRAYLNLEEGETVLTIIPFNNWYGDLVLVTKKGKIKRTPLLEFENATARGIRAITFDDGDSVVAASVCNEEDREVLIITKKGMSIRFPIKEVRQMGRSAMGVNAISLRDDDEVVGMVVLSNDEGEILTITTKGFGKRTPLNEYRLQSRGGVGIKTMPSVEKVGFLCGAELIKNSESDVIVLTKNGHSIRFRVSSISVVGRTAKGVKVLELSDADEVSHFAVVETCIDS, from the coding sequence ATGTCTGAGATCCTCACGAAGAACATAGAAGACGAGCTGGTACAACAGTACATGAATTATTCCATGAGCGTCATTATAGGACGTGCTATACCCGATGTTCGAGATGGTCTGAAGCCCGTTCAAAGAAGGATACTTTATGTAATGCATGAACTTGGCCTCTCACACAATTCACAATCGAAGAAATGCGCAAGGATCGTGGGTGAAGTACTCGGAAAGTACCACCCACACGGTGACATGGCTGTTTACGATGCGCTAGTAAGATTGGCACAGCCCTTCACGATGAGATATCCTCTGGTCATAGGACAGGGAAACTTTGGTTCTATAGATAAAGATCCACCGGCAGCCATGAGGTACACTGAAGCCAAGTTGTCTAAGATCGCGGAAGAAATGCTCGAAGATATCGATAAAGATACGATCGAAATGGAGAACAATTTCGATGGTACCCTGAAAGAACCGAAAGTTCTCCCATCGAAGATTCCAAACCTATTACTGAACGGTGCGTCTGGCATAGCGGTAGGCATGGCAACGAACATCCCTCCCCACAACTTAATCGAAGTTGTGAATGCAATACAGTTCTTTATACGGAATCCTAACTGCAGCGTTGACGATCTATTGACCCACATAAAAGGACCAGATTTCCCTACAGGTGGTATCGTAGTGAACGCTGGCAGTTTGAGAGAGATCTACTCAACAGGTAGGGGCAAGATCGTCATGCGCAGTAAGATCCATTTTGAGGAAGGGAAGAAACACGATCAAATAGTGATCAGTGAGATTCCGTATGGAGTCAGCAAGGCGGCACTCATCGAAGAGATAGTACGATACGCTGAGAAGAACCCAAAGATTCAGATAAAAAACGTAAGGGATGAATCTGACAAGAAAGGCTTGAGGATCGTCATAGAAATTCCAAAGAATGGGAATTATAAGCTTGTTCTGAACAACCTTTATAAACACACTTCCTTGCAAGCAAGTTTCAACGTTCAAATGCTGGTAATAGACAACAACCGTCCCAAGTTGATGAATTTGCATCAATTGATACGCGCTTTCGTGCAGCATCGGTTCAATGTAATAAGGAGAAAAGCAGAGTATGAACTGAAGATCTATTCAAAGAGAGCTCACGTACTGGAAGGCTTAATGAAAGCGGCAAGATCTATAGGAAGTGTTGTGGATATCATCAGAAACAGTAAAAGCAACGAAGAAGCTATTAAAAACTTGGTCAATCTTCTCGCCGTGACTGAAGAGCAGGCCAAGGCTATTCTAGACATGCGCCTTGGAAGGCTGACTAGTTTGGAGATCGAGAAGCTAAAGTCCGAATACTCCGATCTCATAAAAAGAATTGAGCTCGTCAAGCAAATCATATCAAACGATGCGAAAGTATACGAAGTTATAAACGATGAACTTGAGGAGCTGAAACGCAAGCATGGTGATGAGCGGCGGACACAAATTGTGAACATCGATGAGGATCTCGATTACGCCCCTGAAGATCTCATCCCAGATGAAGACATCGTCATCGTGCTCACAGAGAAAGGTTACGTAAAAGCGAGTAGCCTGAACGATTATAAAAGTCAAAAGAGGGGAGGAAAAGGCATCCTGGGTGCAAGGATTGCCGAAGATGATGAAATAGCGCTGGTGTGTGCCAGCCGTATTCACTCCAAAACAATTTTTGTCAGCTCACATGGCAGAGCATTCGTTCTCAAGAACCACGAATTTGAACTCAGTAGCAGAGATAGCAAAGGTAAACCTATCAGAGCTTATCTGAACTTGGAAGAAGGCGAAACAGTATTGACAATAATACCGTTCAACAACTGGTACGGTGATCTTGTACTTGTGACAAAAAAAGGCAAGATCAAGAGGACCCCTCTTTTGGAATTTGAGAATGCGACGGCACGCGGTATTAGGGCTATAACTTTTGATGATGGAGATTCTGTTGTGGCTGCGAGCGTTTGTAATGAAGAAGATAGGGAAGTTTTGATCATAACGAAAAAAGGTATGTCGATCAGATTTCCAATCAAAGAAGTGCGTCAAATGGGGCGTTCCGCCATGGGTGTCAATGCCATCTCACTCCGCGATGATGACGAAGTTGTCGGAATGGTTGTGCTGTCAAACGATGAGGGAGAAATATTAACAATAACAACAAAAGGTTTTGGCAAACGGACGCCTTTGAATGAATACAGGTTACAGAGTCGCGGGGGAGTCGGTATCAAAACGATGCCAAGTGTTGAGAAAGTCGGCTTTCTTTGTGGTGCCGAACTCATCAAAAACTCAGAATCTGATGTGATCGTACTCACCAAAAATGGTCATTCAATACGCTTCAGAGTTTCAAGTATAAGTGTAGTGGGTCGTACTGCCAAAGGGGTCAAGGTTCTAGAGCTCTCCGATGCCGACGAGGTGTCTCATTTTGCGGTGGTGGAAACGTGTATCGACAGCTGA
- the metG gene encoding methionine--tRNA ligase produces the protein MKFYITTPIYYVNSEPHVGSAYTTIIADIIARYKRMMGFKVFFLTGTDEHGQKVFQAAKMANKEPQEFCDELAAKFKKLWEKLQITNDGFIRTTDPNHMAVVQYFVKKMIQNGDVYKGIYEGWYCVPCESYWSEDEVGPNHTCPSCGREVKFVSEENYFFRLSKYRDALLEHYRKHPEFVQPDFRRNEMLKILESGLKDLSITRTTFSWGVPMPDDPQHVIYVWVDALINYVSAIGYPADIEKFNEFWPADLHLIGKEINRFHSIIWPAMLMSVGLPLPKTVFAHGWLTVDGQKISKSLGNAIDPKYFVEKYGNDVLRFYLVREIVFGKDGDFSEKGLINRLNSDLANDYGNLLHRTSAMIEKHFDSSMPKPGRFDTEDERFIKQVLAKIEQYLSQMDSYQITEAVATVMEILALANKYFDECKPWLLVKQGQTEKLATVLYNVCETIKKVAIMFYPIMPNSSQEVLRRLGERIEPEAAHLKVWNTINSGQKINHGAPLFQKVELKADQKVQSEEKSTDVALLDINDFKKVDLRVAKILSAERIKGSEKLLKLLVDLGELGVRQIVAGIAKYYEPDQLIGKNIVVVANLKPAKLMGVESQGMLLAAHDKDQVRLITIDGGAAPGSKVS, from the coding sequence TTGAAATTCTATATCACGACACCCATATACTATGTGAATTCTGAACCCCATGTAGGCAGTGCTTACACGACAATCATAGCCGACATAATCGCTCGCTACAAGCGCATGATGGGCTTCAAAGTTTTTTTCCTCACGGGAACCGACGAGCATGGACAAAAAGTTTTTCAAGCTGCCAAGATGGCCAACAAAGAACCACAAGAATTCTGTGACGAACTCGCGGCAAAATTCAAAAAACTCTGGGAGAAACTGCAGATAACCAACGATGGTTTCATAAGGACCACAGATCCAAATCACATGGCTGTGGTGCAGTACTTCGTTAAGAAAATGATCCAGAATGGTGACGTGTACAAAGGAATCTACGAGGGTTGGTACTGCGTTCCTTGTGAAAGTTATTGGAGCGAGGATGAGGTGGGACCAAACCACACTTGTCCTAGCTGTGGGAGAGAAGTGAAGTTCGTCAGTGAAGAAAACTATTTCTTTAGGCTTTCGAAGTACCGTGATGCACTCTTGGAGCACTACAGAAAGCATCCAGAATTTGTGCAACCTGATTTCCGAAGGAATGAAATGCTGAAGATTCTTGAGTCAGGGCTCAAGGATTTGAGTATAACAAGGACAACATTCAGTTGGGGTGTTCCAATGCCGGATGATCCACAACATGTCATTTACGTGTGGGTAGATGCACTCATAAATTATGTTTCAGCCATAGGCTATCCTGCAGATATCGAGAAGTTCAACGAATTTTGGCCCGCCGATTTGCACTTGATAGGTAAGGAGATAAACAGGTTCCATTCCATCATTTGGCCTGCGATGTTGATGTCTGTGGGACTACCTTTACCTAAAACTGTATTCGCGCATGGATGGCTCACGGTGGATGGTCAGAAAATTTCTAAATCTTTGGGTAACGCCATAGATCCAAAATACTTCGTTGAAAAGTACGGCAACGATGTGTTGAGGTTCTATCTAGTCAGAGAGATCGTCTTTGGTAAAGATGGAGATTTCTCGGAGAAAGGACTCATAAACAGGCTCAACTCGGACCTCGCAAACGATTATGGAAATTTGTTACATAGAACTTCAGCAATGATTGAAAAACATTTTGATTCCTCAATGCCCAAACCTGGGCGATTCGATACCGAGGATGAACGGTTCATAAAACAGGTGCTTGCTAAGATTGAACAATATTTATCTCAAATGGATAGCTATCAAATAACTGAAGCCGTTGCAACCGTTATGGAAATCTTGGCTCTGGCCAACAAGTACTTCGATGAGTGCAAACCGTGGCTTTTAGTGAAACAAGGTCAAACGGAGAAACTCGCAACAGTTCTTTACAACGTTTGTGAAACCATCAAAAAGGTTGCGATCATGTTCTATCCAATCATGCCAAACTCTTCACAAGAAGTGCTGCGTAGGCTCGGCGAAAGGATCGAACCTGAAGCAGCGCATTTGAAGGTGTGGAACACGATAAACAGTGGGCAGAAAATCAATCATGGTGCCCCTCTCTTTCAAAAAGTAGAATTGAAAGCCGATCAAAAAGTTCAATCTGAGGAAAAAAGCACCGATGTTGCACTCTTGGATATCAACGATTTTAAAAAGGTCGATCTCAGGGTGGCGAAAATACTTTCAGCTGAGAGGATCAAGGGATCAGAAAAGTTGCTCAAACTTTTGGTGGATCTTGGGGAACTTGGTGTGAGACAGATCGTCGCGGGCATCGCGAAGTATTATGAACCGGATCAACTGATCGGTAAGAACATTGTGGTCGTTGCGAACCTTAAACCAGCCAAACTTATGGGTGTAGAGTCACAGGGCATGCTTTTGGCAGCGCACGATAAGGATCAAGTCAGATTGATCACCATCGATGGTGGTGCGGCCCCCGGTTCGAAAGTTTCATAG
- a CDS encoding ribonuclease J, with product MRIKLLDGHDCIGGNKILISSESGESFLLDFGLNFKRWSCYFEEYLKPRSGKILQDLLKLDLIPKMDIYRTDLLPPRFESKEKIKFTFLSHAHSDHSGFVGLIHEHIPLVMTSETFALLNVADQLRPFVWEQLAIKTRAPSNDEHIREDVLIPDKKKKKRKICLQNSVSFSEENFDFIESSQCWPWFMMVLPVYHSVLGAAALCVEVDDILLIYTGDLRASPAREEKEFWIEKLGERRLALSQRTEKFVEEVRRLRSLKSKPMVLIVEGTRVNRENDSVNDERTVYENTLEVTSKARKLVIADFPTKHLERLMTFLKVAQECDRVLVLPPKDFAYLRLMGEIESTWKLSSEELQGVRVYHVAKVELSKLEKDAILFARANDLLVGPKELNRDPQRYVLAAGYFDMSQILDVDEEALNGSIYIHSTSEAYTEEQQMDYKRLRNWFAKFGIKPFGLILNDEELVFTKEFHASGHLSAKDLENLIDSLNPDIILPVHTEDKNWFIERWGDKVRVQEDVYL from the coding sequence ATGCGCATAAAATTACTGGATGGACATGATTGCATTGGAGGGAACAAGATATTGATTAGCTCAGAAAGCGGTGAAAGTTTTCTACTCGATTTTGGTTTGAACTTCAAACGTTGGTCTTGCTACTTTGAAGAGTATCTGAAACCCAGATCTGGAAAAATTCTTCAAGACCTGCTCAAACTCGATCTCATCCCCAAGATGGACATATACAGAACGGACTTGCTCCCACCCAGATTTGAAAGCAAAGAAAAAATCAAATTCACTTTCTTGAGCCATGCCCACTCAGATCATTCGGGCTTTGTGGGACTGATTCACGAGCATATTCCGCTAGTGATGACCAGTGAAACCTTTGCTTTGTTGAACGTCGCCGATCAATTGAGACCCTTCGTGTGGGAACAGTTAGCGATAAAAACAAGAGCGCCATCGAACGATGAGCACATACGAGAAGACGTACTCATTCCTGATAAAAAGAAGAAGAAAAGGAAAATATGTCTCCAAAATTCGGTGAGTTTTTCTGAAGAAAATTTCGACTTCATAGAATCATCACAATGTTGGCCTTGGTTCATGATGGTCTTACCAGTTTACCATTCGGTACTCGGTGCTGCTGCACTGTGCGTGGAAGTTGACGATATTCTGCTGATCTATACTGGTGATTTGAGAGCTAGTCCTGCACGCGAAGAAAAAGAATTTTGGATTGAAAAACTTGGCGAGAGAAGGTTGGCACTTTCTCAAAGGACAGAAAAATTCGTTGAAGAAGTCAGGCGACTTAGAAGTCTCAAAAGCAAACCTATGGTTCTCATAGTGGAGGGAACCAGAGTCAATCGAGAGAACGATTCTGTGAACGACGAACGTACAGTCTATGAAAACACCTTGGAAGTAACCTCAAAAGCGAGAAAGCTGGTGATAGCGGACTTTCCAACCAAACATTTAGAGAGACTCATGACCTTTTTAAAAGTGGCGCAGGAATGTGACAGAGTGTTAGTGCTTCCACCTAAGGATTTCGCTTATCTGAGATTGATGGGAGAGATCGAAAGTACGTGGAAACTTTCAAGCGAAGAGTTACAAGGTGTGCGTGTTTATCATGTGGCTAAAGTTGAACTTTCAAAACTCGAAAAGGATGCGATCCTTTTCGCTAGAGCTAATGATTTACTGGTTGGACCAAAAGAGTTGAATCGAGATCCACAGAGGTATGTACTCGCGGCTGGATACTTCGACATGTCACAGATACTCGATGTAGACGAGGAGGCACTCAACGGTTCAATCTACATCCATTCCACCAGCGAAGCTTACACAGAAGAGCAACAAATGGATTACAAAAGGCTTAGAAATTGGTTCGCCAAATTTGGAATAAAGCCTTTTGGGCTGATCCTCAACGATGAAGAGTTGGTCTTCACCAAAGAATTTCATGCTTCAGGTCATCTTTCCGCAAAAGATTTAGAGAACCTCATCGATTCACTCAACCCAGATATCATTTTACCCGTACACACTGAGGATAAAAATTGGTTCATCGAGAGGTGGGGTGACAAGGTTCGCGTGCAAGAAGATGTATACTTGTGA
- the recJ gene encoding single-stranded-DNA-specific exonuclease RecJ codes for MRWTVKQVDQNELNKLVESLNISGFLARLLINRGIKEPEEALKFLNPSKEDLHDPFLLKDMTTAVDILVRARNTGKMVLVYGDYDVDGITGAVVLKEFLQNNGWNVSHYIPKRMDEGYGLQPGVLEHFRREGAGVLLTVDCGVTAVDAVRLAKTMGYDVVITDHHETGEVLPAGDAILDPKRKDDEYPFKDLAGVGVAFKLISAIASRLRMNQEEVLKYLDLVALGTIADMVKLIDENRFIVKEGLERMKRTDRPGLAMLLSRLQISEPDSRDIGFRVAPKINAAGRLDAAHDAFDLLTTRDYNLVVQLIDLLFEYNATRQEIEAQIFENAVEQIERGKLDKRSIIVVRGREWHVGVIGIVAARLCHRYNKPVIVISEGPDGARASARSVPGVNLIDVLQPFLEYFEEFGGHSLAVGFSLNSETVDYFIEALRNYDIPQDDRATSLEVDAVLKLEEIDEDLVNELRKLEPFGHGNPEPLFLCENVKVETVKLFGQNQSNVKLIMSSNGKKFEATGFGIGHLFGTNFYEPMKMNMVFTLRGKISNLYVVDAEINESALSSDYVTYQEPELKHRLSHLEEIIPDPLTGNLLVLDLRFRNAFFYWLFTVSRKKCAVISMNNILSMQLYYTLLRYIDRPIDYLNSLNFQPKTNHAFMTLSYFLANLNDAMKRYDLFVINELALLGEFRTEEQVTSLFNVVSTMPERFLAISVKRPDWLYDLAAALNLVPVYERVCKPTYGLIDAPGQLDTFLNDTSCVLFSNSKNLAEFYKKCSILGQNVVVYSHSMKIGQKLSVLNFLKKKKPKLLLSSTNTDGLPNILGEEAQIIMADSPLTLFEILDAVPFEGTFQLLSLNFTESDVSKRKHEIEELFPNLEFVGNLLHEMGRSMRVDEFLDVLVVNGYARNRSYAKILLHIFKELGAREVEGKLDLSFVDVSRTSLRLSEGELERQYFERFVENFLAQRAKGIYRALSNPRVVI; via the coding sequence GTGAGGTGGACAGTCAAGCAAGTTGATCAAAATGAGTTGAACAAGCTTGTCGAATCTTTGAATATCAGTGGTTTTTTGGCAAGATTGTTGATAAACCGTGGGATCAAAGAACCAGAAGAAGCTCTAAAGTTTTTGAATCCATCGAAAGAGGATTTGCACGATCCATTTCTCCTTAAGGATATGACCACGGCTGTTGATATACTTGTGCGTGCTAGAAATACTGGAAAAATGGTTCTGGTCTATGGTGATTACGATGTGGACGGAATCACCGGTGCTGTCGTGCTCAAAGAATTTCTCCAAAACAACGGATGGAACGTTTCACACTACATTCCAAAGCGTATGGATGAAGGTTATGGGCTTCAGCCCGGAGTGCTCGAGCATTTCAGAAGGGAAGGCGCAGGGGTGCTCCTAACCGTTGATTGCGGTGTTACAGCTGTTGATGCTGTACGACTCGCTAAGACGATGGGGTACGACGTTGTCATCACAGACCATCACGAAACCGGAGAGGTTCTTCCCGCTGGTGATGCCATATTGGATCCAAAAAGGAAGGATGATGAATATCCGTTTAAAGATCTTGCAGGAGTTGGTGTGGCGTTCAAATTGATCAGCGCAATAGCATCGCGCCTGAGGATGAATCAGGAAGAAGTCTTGAAGTATCTGGATCTAGTGGCACTTGGAACGATTGCTGATATGGTCAAACTGATAGATGAGAACCGTTTCATAGTTAAAGAAGGTCTTGAAAGAATGAAGAGGACTGACCGACCGGGCCTCGCAATGTTACTCTCGAGACTTCAAATAAGTGAGCCAGATTCGAGGGACATAGGATTTCGTGTCGCCCCAAAAATCAATGCGGCTGGTAGACTGGATGCAGCGCATGATGCTTTCGATCTCTTGACAACACGGGATTACAACTTGGTTGTTCAGTTGATTGACCTTTTGTTCGAATACAACGCTACTAGGCAAGAAATCGAAGCACAGATATTTGAAAATGCGGTAGAGCAAATAGAGCGTGGAAAGCTTGATAAGCGATCGATCATCGTTGTGAGAGGTAGAGAATGGCATGTAGGTGTTATTGGCATCGTTGCAGCGCGTTTGTGTCACAGGTACAACAAACCCGTGATAGTCATATCCGAAGGACCAGATGGTGCTAGAGCTTCGGCCCGAAGTGTACCTGGTGTGAACTTGATAGATGTTCTTCAACCGTTCTTAGAATATTTCGAGGAATTTGGAGGTCATTCTTTAGCTGTCGGTTTCAGCTTGAATTCTGAAACTGTAGACTATTTCATCGAAGCACTCAGAAATTATGATATCCCTCAAGACGACCGGGCAACGAGTCTTGAAGTTGATGCCGTACTGAAATTGGAAGAAATCGATGAAGATTTGGTGAATGAACTTCGAAAACTTGAGCCTTTCGGTCATGGAAATCCGGAACCGCTATTTCTATGTGAGAACGTGAAAGTTGAAACCGTTAAACTCTTTGGGCAGAATCAATCCAATGTGAAACTGATTATGAGTTCGAACGGAAAAAAGTTTGAAGCAACCGGTTTCGGTATAGGTCATCTGTTTGGAACAAATTTCTATGAGCCGATGAAGATGAACATGGTCTTCACATTGCGAGGTAAAATATCCAACTTGTACGTGGTGGATGCCGAGATAAATGAGAGTGCTCTCTCTTCAGATTATGTAACCTATCAAGAACCCGAATTGAAGCACAGATTGAGCCATTTAGAAGAAATTATACCTGACCCTTTGACTGGAAATTTGCTGGTTTTGGACCTGCGCTTCAGAAACGCATTTTTCTACTGGTTGTTCACGGTGAGTAGAAAAAAATGTGCTGTGATCTCAATGAACAACATTCTCTCGATGCAGTTATATTACACTCTATTGAGGTATATCGATCGCCCGATAGACTACCTCAATTCATTGAACTTCCAGCCGAAGACCAACCACGCTTTCATGACTTTGAGTTACTTCCTGGCCAATTTGAATGACGCAATGAAGAGATACGACCTGTTCGTCATAAATGAACTGGCCTTGCTGGGAGAATTCCGCACGGAAGAGCAAGTGACATCCCTTTTCAATGTGGTTAGTACGATGCCGGAACGTTTCTTAGCCATCAGTGTTAAGCGTCCTGATTGGCTTTATGATCTCGCAGCTGCCTTGAATCTGGTACCAGTTTATGAAAGAGTGTGCAAGCCGACTTATGGATTGATCGATGCACCCGGTCAGCTCGATACCTTTTTGAACGACACCAGTTGCGTTTTGTTCTCCAATAGCAAAAACCTAGCTGAGTTTTACAAAAAGTGTTCGATTTTGGGCCAGAATGTGGTCGTTTACTCACACAGCATGAAAATTGGTCAAAAGTTATCTGTTCTGAATTTCCTCAAAAAGAAGAAACCAAAACTTTTGCTCAGCTCTACCAACACTGACGGGCTTCCCAACATTTTAGGAGAGGAAGCCCAGATCATCATGGCTGACAGCCCTTTGACGCTCTTTGAGATCTTAGATGCTGTACCATTTGAAGGTACATTTCAACTGTTGAGCTTGAATTTCACTGAATCAGATGTGAGCAAAAGAAAGCACGAAATAGAAGAACTTTTTCCAAACTTAGAGTTCGTTGGTAACTTACTGCACGAAATGGGTCGATCGATGCGAGTCGATGAATTTCTGGATGTACTCGTGGTCAATGGTTATGCGAGAAACAGATCTTACGCCAAGATCCTCTTGCATATATTCAAAGAACTTGGAGCACGTGAAGTAGAAGGGAAACTGGATTTATCATTCGTTGACGTATCTCGAACCTCACTCAGGTTGAGCGAGGGAGAGTTAGAGAGACAATACTTTGAGAGGTTTGTTGAAAACTTCCTTGCACAGCGGGCGAAAGGGATCTACAGAGCTCTTTCAAACCCGCGGGTCGTGATATGA
- a CDS encoding RuvX/YqgF family protein, which produces MKIVAVDYGEKKCGVAIGERVPSEAFTVDRVKLLEFLRQCDAHIIVVGIPFSMTGRYSRQTFECVGFAEKLMKKLRKEVFLVDERLSSKMFRNREHVDSLSAVEIFERFVSKGSGIYSLKKPQLLPEGLVEEVTKLFGKLLIADLSDVRLCRKNCVVLQKEPYYAYLFYKKGCHVERDERFLEDFAPFDIIVTWKETVELKKFLSPNGKIVCL; this is translated from the coding sequence ATGAAAATCGTTGCCGTAGACTACGGTGAGAAAAAGTGTGGTGTCGCGATTGGAGAGAGAGTGCCATCGGAAGCCTTCACCGTTGATAGGGTAAAATTGCTCGAGTTTCTGCGACAATGCGATGCACATATCATCGTGGTTGGAATTCCTTTCTCCATGACTGGTAGGTATTCAAGACAGACTTTCGAGTGTGTTGGCTTTGCTGAAAAGCTCATGAAGAAGTTACGGAAAGAAGTTTTCTTGGTGGATGAGAGACTCTCAAGCAAGATGTTTCGAAATAGGGAACACGTGGACAGTCTCAGCGCCGTTGAAATATTCGAAAGGTTTGTCTCGAAAGGTTCGGGTATCTATTCACTCAAAAAACCACAGTTGTTACCAGAAGGACTCGTCGAGGAAGTGACAAAACTGTTTGGTAAATTGCTGATCGCTGATTTGTCGGATGTCAGACTCTGTCGAAAGAACTGTGTGGTCCTTCAAAAAGAACCATATTACGCTTATCTGTTTTACAAAAAAGGTTGCCACGTCGAACGAGACGAACGTTTCTTGGAAGACTTTGCACCGTTTGATATCATTGTTACATGGAAAGAAACTGTCGAACTTAAGAAGTTTTTGAGTCCAAATGGAAAGATAGTGTGCCTGTAG
- a CDS encoding rod shape-determining protein, producing the protein MPKGDLGIDLGTASFIVYQRGKGIVIFEPSVVAISEKTGEIVAIGEEAKKMLGKTPESYKAVKPMKDGVIADYKVIEAVIKEFINRTVKKSFFFKPELVIGIPTKATSVERRAVFEAALNAGARQVHVVTEPIAAAIGAGIDVMKSEGSMIVDIGGGTTDIAVMSLGGVVVGDSIKLAGNAMDEAIVKFVRRKHGLVVGEPTAEQVKIKIGKVHPSLETYQMEIKGRDAVTGLPRTDIITSDDVMETLKPLVETLIGRIKMVLEKTPPELAADIIERGIVLTGGGALLRGLDKLMSEELGVRTIIAEDPITCVARGTGVLLEDPLLLKAVAVSYAR; encoded by the coding sequence TTGCCTAAAGGTGATCTGGGTATAGATCTTGGAACAGCGAGTTTCATAGTTTACCAGCGTGGAAAAGGTATAGTCATATTCGAGCCTTCAGTTGTTGCAATATCTGAAAAAACCGGTGAAATTGTGGCCATCGGTGAGGAAGCCAAAAAGATGCTCGGTAAGACTCCGGAGTCTTACAAGGCTGTGAAACCTATGAAAGATGGTGTGATAGCCGACTACAAAGTCATCGAAGCTGTGATCAAAGAGTTCATTAACAGAACTGTGAAAAAGTCTTTCTTCTTTAAACCTGAACTTGTGATAGGTATCCCCACCAAGGCCACGAGTGTCGAACGAAGGGCGGTTTTTGAAGCGGCACTGAACGCTGGCGCAAGACAAGTACACGTTGTGACCGAACCTATCGCCGCAGCTATAGGTGCAGGGATTGACGTTATGAAGTCTGAAGGCAGCATGATCGTTGATATAGGTGGTGGTACAACAGACATAGCTGTCATGAGTCTTGGAGGTGTTGTGGTTGGAGATTCGATCAAGCTTGCAGGCAACGCCATGGATGAAGCGATTGTTAAATTCGTTCGCAGGAAACACGGCTTGGTCGTTGGCGAACCCACGGCAGAACAGGTGAAGATCAAAATAGGAAAAGTCCACCCGAGCTTAGAAACATATCAAATGGAGATCAAAGGAAGGGATGCTGTGACTGGCTTGCCGAGAACGGACATAATAACGAGTGATGATGTAATGGAAACTTTGAAGCCTCTCGTTGAAACCTTAATTGGAAGAATAAAGATGGTGCTCGAAAAAACTCCACCTGAACTCGCAGCGGACATCATAGAGCGTGGCATCGTACTTACGGGAGGCGGGGCACTCTTGAGGGGGCTCGACAAGTTGATGAGCGAAGAGCTCGGCGTCAGAACCATCATAGCTGAGGATCCTATTACGTGTGTAGCGAGAGGAACGGGCGTACTACTTGAAGATCCTTTGCTTCTCAAAGCCGTCGCAGTGTCCTACGCGAGGTGA